One genomic window of Gemmatimonadaceae bacterium includes the following:
- a CDS encoding ABC transporter ATP-binding protein: MSLPAGRRVTTIGADRAVRDAAASAAGNVVEARDLAREYRFGKERVHALRGVTFDIADGDYVAIVGPSGCGKSTLLNLLGAIDRPTSGSVTIRGENVGAMRDREATLFRLRNIGFVFQRFYLMQTLSARENVELPMAEAGVKSAERVARARELLAYVGLEHRERHRPSELSGGEQQRVAIARSLSNRPAILLADEPTGELDARTGADIIGLFERLNGDGTTLIVVTHDEELARAARRRIHMRDGVIA, encoded by the coding sequence ATGTCTCTGCCCGCAGGCCGACGAGTGACAACTATCGGTGCCGATCGAGCCGTGCGTGATGCTGCAGCGAGCGCGGCAGGCAACGTCGTCGAAGCGCGCGATCTCGCTCGCGAGTACAGGTTTGGCAAGGAACGCGTGCATGCGCTCCGTGGAGTGACGTTCGACATTGCCGATGGCGATTACGTGGCGATCGTCGGACCCTCGGGGTGCGGCAAGTCGACGTTGCTCAATCTGCTCGGCGCTATCGATCGCCCAACGAGCGGCTCGGTCACCATTCGCGGCGAAAATGTCGGAGCAATGCGCGACCGCGAGGCGACTTTGTTCAGGCTGCGTAACATCGGTTTCGTGTTTCAGAGGTTCTACCTCATGCAGACTCTGTCGGCGCGCGAGAATGTGGAATTGCCGATGGCCGAGGCGGGCGTGAAGTCGGCAGAACGTGTAGCGAGGGCGAGGGAGCTGCTCGCGTATGTGGGCCTGGAACACCGTGAACGGCATCGTCCGTCGGAGCTGTCGGGCGGAGAGCAGCAGCGTGTGGCTATCGCCCGTTCGTTGTCCAACCGTCCCGCGATACTCCTTGCCGATGAGCCAACCGGAGAGCTCGACGCGAGAACCGGGGCCGATATCATCGGCCTCTTCGAACGGCTCAATGGGGATGGCACCACGCTTATCGTAGTCACCCATGACGAGGAGCTTGCACGCGCAGCCCGGCGCCGCATCCACATGCGCGACGGAGTCATTGCGTGA